A part of Streptomyces sp. NBC_01497 genomic DNA contains:
- a CDS encoding bifunctional phosphatase PAP2/diacylglycerol kinase family protein: MADDSRLAGLLSDVDKRVFRFAATRHWPGAEPVLPRLSRAANHGLLWFGAAAGIAVLGRGARSRRAATRGIASLALASATVNTVVKHAARRERPVLDAVPLVRQLKRQPVTTSFPSGHAASAAAFAAGVALESSGWGAVVAPLAASVAFSRVYTGVHYPSDVLAGAALGVGAALAVRGIVPTRSQMPSPGRPFAEAPRLPGGEGVVIVVNRASGSAELATLVADALPRAEIVECGPGEVTAALDKAAARCRALGVVGGDGTVNRAAAAAVRHRVPLAVFPGGTLNHFAYDLGIESVHDTCRALAEGEAVRVDLGRFTPGPEGAAHGYFLNTFSLGVYPELVTVRERWAPRLGGWPAGVLAALETLRRGHRLEAEFEGTRRSLWLLFAGNNIYQRMGPTPGHRRDLADGLLDVRIVHGGSLPGLRLLAAALAGPLSRSPVHAAERMRRVRIAGLARGTSLAYDGEVTPAPEELVLDKAVEALTVYRPQVFSASAF; the protein is encoded by the coding sequence ATGGCAGACGATTCAAGGCTTGCGGGCCTGCTCAGCGACGTGGACAAGCGGGTCTTCAGATTCGCCGCGACCCGGCACTGGCCGGGCGCCGAGCCGGTGCTGCCGCGGCTGAGCCGCGCGGCCAACCACGGCCTCCTGTGGTTCGGCGCCGCGGCGGGCATAGCGGTCCTGGGCCGCGGGGCGCGCTCCCGCCGGGCCGCAACGCGCGGGATCGCCTCGCTGGCGCTCGCCTCGGCCACCGTCAACACCGTGGTCAAGCACGCGGCCCGGCGCGAACGGCCGGTACTCGACGCCGTGCCCCTGGTGCGGCAGCTGAAGCGGCAGCCCGTCACGACGTCGTTCCCCTCGGGGCACGCGGCGTCGGCGGCGGCCTTCGCGGCCGGCGTGGCCCTCGAATCCTCCGGATGGGGCGCCGTGGTGGCTCCGCTGGCCGCCTCCGTGGCGTTCTCCCGGGTCTATACGGGAGTGCACTACCCGAGTGACGTGCTGGCCGGCGCCGCGCTCGGCGTCGGCGCGGCGCTCGCGGTCCGGGGGATCGTGCCGACGCGCTCACAGATGCCCTCGCCGGGCAGACCGTTCGCCGAGGCGCCTCGGCTGCCGGGCGGCGAGGGTGTGGTGATCGTGGTCAACCGGGCGTCGGGCTCGGCGGAGCTGGCGACGCTGGTGGCCGACGCGCTGCCCCGTGCGGAGATCGTGGAGTGCGGGCCCGGCGAGGTGACGGCCGCCCTGGACAAGGCGGCGGCCCGCTGCCGCGCACTCGGCGTGGTCGGCGGCGACGGGACCGTCAACCGGGCCGCGGCGGCCGCGGTGCGCCACCGGGTGCCGCTCGCCGTCTTCCCCGGCGGAACGCTCAACCACTTCGCGTACGACCTGGGAATCGAATCGGTGCACGACACGTGCCGGGCCCTGGCGGAGGGCGAGGCCGTCCGGGTGGATCTCGGGCGGTTCACGCCGGGCCCGGAGGGCGCCGCGCACGGCTACTTCCTCAACACGTTCAGCCTCGGCGTCTACCCGGAGCTCGTCACCGTGCGCGAGCGATGGGCGCCCCGCCTCGGCGGCTGGCCGGCCGGGGTGCTCGCCGCTCTGGAGACCCTGCGCCGGGGGCACCGGCTGGAGGCGGAGTTCGAGGGCACTCGCAGGTCGCTGTGGCTGCTGTTCGCCGGCAACAACATCTACCAGCGGATGGGGCCCACGCCCGGGCACCGGCGCGACCTCGCGGACGGGCTCCTGGACGTGCGGATCGTGCACGGCGGAAGCCTGCCGGGCCTGCGGCTGCTCGCGGCCGCACTCGCCGGGCCGCTGAGCCGGTCGCCCGTGCACGCGGCCGAGCGGATGCGCAGGGTGCGGATCGCGGGTCTCGCGCGGGGCACGTCGCTCGCCTATGACGGCGAGGTCACGCCGGCGCCGGAGGAACTGGTGCTGGACAAGGCCGTGGAGGCGTTGACGGTGTACCGGCCGCAGGTCTTCTCGGCCTCCGCGTTCTGA
- a CDS encoding VOC family protein: MEILGTTLRIYVEDLDRAVVFYERLTGTPALRSERGGVSAAAVGCFLLMSGPAAEIDVLRKVTATIAVKDVADTAAILTGSGGQVLVGPVSTPGGRNLIALHPDGAVFEYVDRTPQP; this comes from the coding sequence ATGGAGATCCTCGGGACCACGCTGCGTATCTACGTCGAAGACCTGGACCGGGCCGTGGTGTTCTACGAACGCCTCACCGGCACCCCGGCGCTCCGCTCCGAACGCGGGGGTGTGTCCGCCGCCGCGGTGGGGTGCTTCCTGCTGATGAGCGGTCCTGCAGCGGAGATCGACGTCCTGCGCAAGGTGACGGCGACCATCGCGGTCAAGGACGTCGCGGACACGGCGGCCATCCTCACCGGGAGCGGCGGTCAGGTGCTGGTGGGTCCGGTGTCGACGCCGGGCGGACGCAATCTCATCGCCCTGCACCCTGACGGCGCGGTGTTCGAGTACGTGGACCGGACTCCCCAGCCGTAG
- a CDS encoding MBL fold metallo-hydrolase, translating into MRESTQYGEPDQEPAGAGRGTAVDPTRRSPAPRPVGEHRRHWPRSFADRLTAPLPGVVEFARFVKDGAVRPGPDGLRDIPQLPFAPAPLPRVRTTDICLTWVGHASWIVRIAGLTVLTDPVWARRILGTPARITPVGVRWEDLPPVDAVVISHNHYDHLDAPTLRRLPRHTPLFVPAGLARWCRRRGFVRVTELDWWEGAELPGADGRTVRFDFVPAHHWSKRSLTDTCRSLWGGWVMSDSHGGTVHFAGDSGYGDWFPQIGRRHPGIDMTMLPIGAYEPRWWLRAEHMDPEEAVQACRDLGAARMAPMHWGTFVLSSEPVLEPLTRVRAAWERTGRPRDQLWDLPVGTSRILRPA; encoded by the coding sequence GTGAGGGAATCGACGCAGTACGGCGAGCCGGACCAGGAACCGGCCGGCGCCGGCCGGGGAACCGCGGTCGACCCGACGAGACGGTCTCCGGCGCCCCGCCCGGTCGGCGAACACCGCCGCCACTGGCCCAGATCCTTCGCCGACCGGCTCACCGCGCCGCTGCCCGGGGTCGTCGAGTTCGCGCGCTTCGTCAAGGACGGCGCCGTACGCCCCGGCCCCGACGGCCTCCGCGACATTCCCCAACTGCCCTTCGCCCCGGCGCCGCTGCCCCGGGTGCGCACCACGGACATCTGCCTGACCTGGGTCGGCCACGCCAGCTGGATCGTGCGCATAGCCGGGCTCACCGTCCTCACCGACCCCGTCTGGGCGCGCCGCATCCTCGGGACACCCGCGCGCATCACCCCCGTGGGCGTGCGCTGGGAGGATCTGCCGCCCGTCGACGCGGTCGTCATCAGCCACAACCACTACGACCACCTCGACGCGCCCACCCTCAGGCGACTCCCGCGCCACACCCCGCTGTTCGTGCCCGCCGGGCTCGCCCGCTGGTGCAGGCGCCGCGGGTTCGTGCGCGTCACCGAACTCGACTGGTGGGAGGGCGCGGAACTGCCGGGCGCCGACGGCAGGACCGTACGGTTCGACTTCGTGCCCGCCCACCACTGGTCCAAGCGTTCCCTCACCGACACCTGCCGCAGCCTTTGGGGAGGCTGGGTGATGAGCGACTCGCACGGCGGCACGGTCCACTTCGCGGGCGACTCCGGATACGGCGACTGGTTCCCGCAGATCGGCCGCCGCCACCCCGGCATCGACATGACGATGCTGCCGATCGGCGCGTACGAGCCGCGCTGGTGGCTGCGCGCGGAACACATGGACCCCGAGGAGGCCGTCCAGGCCTGCCGCGACCTCGGCGCCGCGCGGATGGCGCCCATGCACTGGGGGACCTTCGTGCTCTCCTCGGAACCCGTGCTGGAACCCCTCACCCGGGTACGGGCCGCCTGGGAGCGGACGGGCCGCCCCCGCGACCAGCTGTGGGACCTCCCGGTCGGCACGTCCCGGATCCTGCGGCCCGCCTGA
- a CDS encoding MBL fold metallo-hydrolase — translation MGAVITWWGHATCTVEDSGVRLLTDPLFVRRFAHLRRRKGALPTARAAVADAVLISHLHSDHLHVGSLARLAPGTLLVVPRGAARSVPSLRRLDARRNPRGLRVREVVPGDELSVGPVRVRVVPAHHDGRRLPIGPRLSPALGYVISGESRTYFAGDTGLFEGMAEAVGPVDTALLPVGGWGPNLGPEHLDPERAARAAALLAPASAVPVHYGTYWPIGFDGVRPHEFHTPGTEFVAQAERLAPGVTVRLLHHGESTRAQVAP, via the coding sequence GTGGGAGCCGTCATCACCTGGTGGGGTCATGCCACCTGCACGGTCGAGGACTCCGGCGTCCGGCTGCTGACCGACCCGCTGTTCGTGCGCCGCTTCGCGCACCTGCGGCGCAGGAAGGGCGCCCTGCCGACCGCGCGGGCGGCGGTGGCGGACGCGGTACTCATCTCCCACCTGCACTCCGACCATCTGCACGTGGGTTCGCTCGCGCGCCTCGCGCCCGGCACGCTGCTCGTCGTGCCGCGCGGCGCGGCCCGCTCGGTGCCCTCCCTGCGGCGGCTCGACGCGCGGCGCAACCCGCGGGGGCTGCGGGTGCGCGAGGTGGTGCCGGGGGACGAGCTGTCGGTCGGTCCTGTGCGGGTACGGGTCGTGCCCGCGCACCACGACGGGCGGCGACTGCCCATCGGGCCGCGCCTGTCCCCCGCGCTCGGCTACGTGATCAGCGGTGAGTCCCGTACGTACTTCGCGGGCGACACCGGGCTGTTCGAGGGGATGGCCGAGGCGGTCGGGCCGGTGGACACGGCACTGCTGCCGGTCGGCGGCTGGGGCCCGAACCTCGGACCCGAGCACCTCGATCCGGAGCGGGCCGCGCGGGCGGCGGCTCTCCTCGCGCCCGCGTCCGCGGTGCCGGTGCACTACGGCACGTACTGGCCGATCGGCTTCGACGGGGTGCGGCCGCACGAGTTCCACACGCCGGGAACGGAGTTCGTCGCCCAGGCGGAGCGGCTCGCCCCCGGTGTCACGGTGCGTCTGCTGCACCACGGTGAGAGCACCCGGGCCCAGGTGGCGCCGTGA
- a CDS encoding class I SAM-dependent methyltransferase produces MARETAVYTHGHHESVLRSHRWRTAANSAGYLVPELTPGQELLDVGCGPGTITADLAALVAPGTVTAVDASESVLDAARGAAEEAGVDNVRFAVADVHDLDFPDDSFDVVHAHQVLQHVGDPVQALREMRRVCKPGGTVAVRDADYGGFSWYPAPPELDDWRELYRRVARANGGEPDAGRRLLSWAREAGFTEIAPSASTWFYATPAERVWWSGLWADRTLAPAYAERVTATGEGTAAQLDGIARAWRTWGESDDACFLCPNVELRCRA; encoded by the coding sequence ATGGCCAGGGAGACCGCCGTATACACCCACGGGCACCATGAGTCGGTGCTCCGATCACACCGCTGGCGCACCGCCGCCAACTCGGCCGGCTACCTCGTGCCCGAGCTGACGCCGGGCCAGGAGTTGCTGGACGTGGGCTGCGGCCCCGGCACCATCACCGCCGATCTCGCCGCTCTGGTGGCGCCCGGCACGGTCACCGCGGTCGACGCCTCGGAGAGTGTCCTGGACGCGGCGCGCGGCGCCGCCGAGGAGGCCGGGGTGGACAACGTCCGCTTCGCGGTCGCCGATGTCCATGATCTGGACTTTCCCGACGACTCCTTCGACGTGGTGCACGCCCATCAGGTGCTCCAGCACGTCGGCGACCCGGTGCAGGCGCTGCGCGAGATGCGCCGGGTGTGCAAGCCGGGTGGCACCGTCGCCGTACGGGACGCGGACTACGGCGGGTTCAGCTGGTACCCGGCCCCGCCCGAACTCGACGACTGGCGCGAGCTGTACCGCCGGGTGGCCCGCGCCAACGGCGGTGAACCGGACGCGGGCAGGCGCCTGTTGTCGTGGGCGCGTGAGGCCGGCTTCACCGAGATCGCGCCGTCGGCCTCGACCTGGTTCTACGCGACACCCGCGGAACGGGTCTGGTGGAGCGGCCTGTGGGCGGACCGCACGCTGGCCCCCGCCTACGCGGAGCGGGTCACGGCGACCGGTGAGGGCACCGCCGCGCAACTCGACGGCATCGCCCGCGCGTGGCGCACCTGGGGCGAGTCGGACGACGCCTGTTTCCTCTGCCCCAACGTCGAACTCCGCTGCCGCGCCTGA
- a CDS encoding aminotransferase class I/II-fold pyridoxal phosphate-dependent enzyme, which produces MTPSVGTTAGGHGPHPRGAEPRRTVHEDRGRVRFGPSAPDPGLPALPELIAACQAAASRPEPEPPGGGPALREAACGYWSRRGLRTSPGQITAAPGAPPLLFALLSAIGGDVLLPRPCPAWWTPQIRLLGRPAYHVPTPAECGGVPDPYALLETIRRVRSEGGRPRVLLLCPADDPTGTVAAPDLLHAACEAAVGEGLHLVSDETWRDTLHRATTVLLSPAEMWPGDTTVICDAVGALAPAAWPAAVARFPHTARGLARRATTIDILTALGALVPAPVAAAVAHALTEPDAVRARSRAAAAAHAQVAAAAHRALLAAGALARPPVAGRHLYADLGPLRARLAGADVTDSMDLEEYLEARLGTPVFGGHRFGDELGALRVRLTTSPLLGATPSHRLESVTTGTPLKLPHVAQALSTLAAALDVTRRPATPHALPEPPGTPGTPGTHGTEPL; this is translated from the coding sequence ATGACTCCATCTGTCGGGACCACGGCAGGCGGTCACGGGCCTCACCCGAGAGGCGCAGAACCACGGCGAACGGTCCACGAGGACCGCGGTCGCGTCCGCTTCGGCCCGTCGGCGCCGGACCCGGGGCTGCCCGCGCTGCCGGAGCTGATCGCGGCGTGCCAGGCCGCCGCGAGCCGGCCGGAACCCGAACCCCCGGGCGGCGGACCCGCACTGCGCGAGGCCGCCTGCGGCTACTGGTCCCGGCGCGGCCTGCGTACGAGCCCCGGACAGATCACCGCCGCGCCCGGCGCCCCGCCCCTGCTGTTCGCGCTGCTCAGCGCCATCGGCGGGGACGTGCTGCTGCCCCGGCCCTGCCCGGCCTGGTGGACCCCCCAGATCCGGCTGCTCGGCCGGCCCGCGTACCACGTGCCCACCCCCGCCGAGTGCGGCGGCGTGCCCGACCCGTACGCCCTGCTCGAAACCATCCGCAGGGTCCGCTCGGAGGGAGGGCGCCCCCGCGTCCTGCTGCTGTGCCCCGCCGACGACCCCACCGGCACCGTCGCCGCTCCCGACCTGCTGCACGCCGCGTGCGAGGCCGCGGTCGGCGAGGGGCTGCACCTCGTCAGCGACGAGACCTGGCGCGACACCCTGCACCGCGCCACCACCGTGCTGCTCAGCCCGGCCGAGATGTGGCCCGGCGACACCACCGTGATCTGCGACGCCGTCGGCGCGCTCGCCCCCGCCGCGTGGCCCGCCGCCGTCGCCCGCTTCCCGCACACCGCGCGCGGCCTGGCCCGGCGCGCCACCACCATCGACATCCTCACCGCGCTCGGCGCCCTGGTGCCCGCCCCGGTCGCGGCCGCCGTGGCACACGCCCTCACCGAACCCGACGCCGTACGCGCCAGGTCCCGCGCCGCCGCGGCCGCCCACGCCCAGGTCGCCGCCGCCGCGCACCGCGCGCTGCTCGCCGCCGGCGCCCTCGCGCGGCCCCCGGTGGCAGGCCGCCACCTCTACGCCGACCTCGGCCCGCTGCGTGCCCGGCTCGCGGGCGCAGACGTCACCGACTCGATGGACCTGGAGGAGTACCTCGAAGCCCGTCTCGGCACGCCGGTCTTCGGCGGGCACCGCTTCGGCGACGAACTCGGCGCGCTGCGCGTACGGCTGACCACCAGCCCGCTGCTCGGAGCAACCCCGAGTCATCGCCTGGAGTCCGTCACCACGGGAACACCGCTCAAACTGCCGCACGTGGCACAGGCGTTGAGCACCCTGGCCGCCGCTCTCGACGTTACACGGCGGCCCGCGACACCGCACGCCCTGCCCGAACCGCCTGGAACGCCTGGAACGCCTGGAACGCACGGGACGGAGCCGTTGTGA
- a CDS encoding DedA family protein: protein MTGGPLLAHVLATPLPRLPAESAQQAVGYPSVFLLVVLGALVPVVPTGAVVSSAAVVAFHQSDPLSMLYTFLVASAAAFLGDMALYWLGRRGVESKNGSRWLEKLREHAPPERLAGAQEKLADHGIAVLVLSRLVPAGRVPVMLACLLAKWPMRSFARGDVWACLAWAATYQLIGVLGGSLFPRPWQGVATAIGLTVLVAVVPVVWRKVRAPEDAGDGGGAADGGSQRI, encoded by the coding sequence GTGACGGGCGGACCGCTGCTCGCGCACGTGCTCGCGACCCCGCTCCCCCGGCTGCCGGCGGAGTCGGCGCAGCAGGCAGTCGGCTACCCCTCGGTGTTCCTGCTGGTGGTGCTGGGAGCCCTGGTGCCGGTGGTCCCGACGGGGGCGGTGGTCAGTTCGGCGGCGGTGGTGGCGTTCCACCAGTCCGACCCGCTCTCGATGCTGTACACGTTCCTGGTGGCGTCGGCCGCCGCGTTCCTCGGAGACATGGCGCTGTACTGGCTGGGCCGGCGTGGCGTCGAGTCGAAGAACGGGTCCCGGTGGCTGGAGAAGCTGCGCGAGCACGCGCCGCCCGAACGGCTCGCGGGGGCCCAGGAGAAGCTGGCCGACCACGGCATCGCGGTCCTCGTCCTCTCCCGCCTGGTTCCGGCGGGACGGGTGCCGGTGATGCTCGCGTGCCTGCTGGCGAAGTGGCCGATGCGGTCCTTCGCGCGCGGTGACGTCTGGGCCTGCCTCGCCTGGGCCGCGACCTACCAGCTGATCGGGGTACTGGGCGGCTCGCTGTTCCCCCGGCCCTGGCAGGGCGTGGCGACGGCGATCGGCCTGACAGTGCTGGTCGCTGTCGTTCCCGTCGTGTGGCGCAAGGTACGCGCGCCGGAGGACGCCGGTGACGGCGGCGGTGCGGCGGACGGCGGGAGCCAGCGGATCTGA
- a CDS encoding purine-cytosine permease family protein produces MAESLVERRSIDVVPDEERHGTAFSQFTLWLGANLQITTVVTGGLAVIFGGDVVWSLVGLLAGNLVGGAVMALHSAQGPRLGLPQMISSRAQFGVKGAVVPLVLVVVMYVGFFASGSVLAGQAVGKLTHLGPVAGIVIFAVVTAVMAVVGYRIIHALGRVASIVCAVAFVYLGIRLLDHIDVGTVLHDEKFKLPMFLLAMALSASWQLAFGPYVADYSRYLPRTTSARATFWWTLGGTALGSQWSMTFGVLVAATAGNAFVDDQVGYVVGLGGTGAIAAFLYFAIALGKLTINVLNTYGGFMSIVTSVSGFRGQRVLSQRGRGAYIACIMVAGTVVALLGRDSFLDSFADFLLFLLTFFTPWSAINLVDYYLISRERYDIPALTDPEGRYGGWRAIALITYVVGLAAQFPFLSTSFYTGPVVGPLGGADISWIVGLVVPAVLYGVLARRERNATAGESGPRTRTPRRQGAGR; encoded by the coding sequence ACGGCACGGCGTTCTCGCAGTTCACGCTCTGGCTGGGCGCCAACCTCCAGATCACCACCGTCGTCACCGGCGGCCTCGCGGTGATCTTCGGCGGTGACGTGGTCTGGTCGCTGGTGGGGCTGCTCGCGGGCAACCTCGTCGGCGGCGCCGTGATGGCGCTGCACTCGGCCCAGGGCCCGCGACTCGGACTGCCGCAGATGATCTCCTCACGCGCCCAGTTCGGCGTGAAGGGCGCGGTGGTGCCGCTGGTGCTGGTCGTCGTGATGTACGTCGGCTTCTTCGCCAGCGGGAGCGTGCTCGCGGGCCAGGCGGTCGGCAAGCTCACCCACCTCGGTCCGGTGGCCGGGATCGTGATCTTCGCCGTCGTGACCGCCGTGATGGCGGTCGTCGGCTACCGGATCATCCACGCGCTCGGCCGGGTGGCGAGCATCGTCTGCGCGGTCGCCTTCGTCTATCTCGGCATCCGGCTGCTCGACCACATCGACGTGGGCACGGTCCTGCACGACGAGAAGTTCAAGCTGCCGATGTTCCTGCTGGCCATGGCGCTCTCCGCGTCCTGGCAGCTCGCGTTCGGTCCGTACGTGGCGGACTACTCGCGCTACCTGCCCCGCACGACCAGTGCGCGGGCGACGTTCTGGTGGACGCTCGGCGGGACGGCCCTCGGCTCGCAGTGGTCCATGACCTTCGGCGTGCTGGTGGCAGCGACGGCGGGCAACGCCTTCGTCGACGACCAGGTCGGCTACGTGGTGGGCCTCGGCGGCACCGGTGCGATCGCCGCGTTCCTCTACTTCGCGATCGCGCTCGGCAAGCTGACCATCAACGTGCTGAACACGTACGGCGGTTTCATGTCGATCGTGACCAGCGTCAGCGGTTTCCGGGGACAGCGGGTGCTCTCCCAGCGGGGCCGCGGCGCGTACATCGCCTGCATCATGGTCGCCGGAACGGTCGTCGCCCTCCTCGGACGCGACTCGTTCCTGGACTCGTTCGCCGACTTCCTGCTGTTCCTGTTGACGTTCTTCACACCGTGGTCCGCGATCAACCTCGTCGACTACTACCTGATCTCGCGCGAACGCTACGACATCCCCGCGCTCACCGACCCGGAAGGCCGCTACGGGGGCTGGCGCGCGATCGCGCTGATCACCTATGTCGTAGGTCTCGCCGCCCAGTTCCCCTTCCTGTCCACGAGCTTCTACACCGGCCCGGTGGTGGGCCCGCTGGGCGGCGCGGACATCTCATGGATCGTCGGTCTTGTCGTACCGGCGGTGCTCTACGGAGTCCTCGCACGGCGCGAACGGAACGCTACGGCTGGGGAGTCCGGTCCACGTACTCGAACACCGCGCCGTCAGGGTGCAGGGCGATGA